The following proteins come from a genomic window of Parambassis ranga chromosome 4, fParRan2.1, whole genome shotgun sequence:
- the kcnn1b gene encoding small conductance calcium-activated potassium channel protein 1b encodes MRLILVKPTNATRRLDSTGEVFHDGDHEHCTSGGPTKTSNDPYNGPSVDTSSTQEKAVCCVSSSPHERSNGMSPPRSSAQMSPLKTRNLTLSQLSDQDWLLLCDQVSSVGEDSPSAETAGTSVGHPNHSDRCGCPCPEAHQHSEALGFPPQSKQGTVQDCHSRVTNKRRLSSSPHPQPFSFQVLPQQTNQRDLFKPATNHPQDNFMPQCTEGRKEQACNHFKLSDSSQVVFPNLFNIPVNSTECAKTNPKLQKQPQPAAGADINWRELFGKEPLLVQQLQKQDSSMTADQTCKSSADPSNIHKCRHLPYNPLTSTQWMKRSSTPVSNKSVKSFSTSLYSSLENQDTVEERTRERQSQTNSQLSGSKLSFPKHTPPLPANSDTDTANGDALRPLSSHGTLRSSLADLHSSQQPLQLLHSAILEDAFSKVIREDSSKANSENLNRDEGNVPQKKTKDISYRLGQRRALFGKRKQLSDYALVCGMFGIIIMVIETELSRGFYSKESMYSYVMKGLISLSTVILLGLIVMYHAREIQLFMVDNGADDWRIAMTFERILFVVLELLVCAIHPIPGQYVFTWTARLAFSYTASVADADVDIILSVPMFLRLYLIGRVMLLHSKLFTDASSRSIGALNKINFDTRFVMKTLMTICPGTVLLVFSVSCWIIAAWTVRVCERYHDAQEVTSTFLGAMWLISITFLSIGYGDMVPHTYCGKGVCLLTGIMGAGCTALVVAVVARKSELTRAEKHVHNFMMDTQLYKKIKNTAANVLRETWLIYKNTKLVKKIDHARVRHHQRKFLQAIHQLRRVKMEQRKLTDQANTVADLAKTQNMMYDLVSELQHRSGELDRRIVALEEKLDSILLSVQSLPVVLSQAITKLQKDFLDDLACRVHFLSSSLSSECCSVPARRLCPGSTSPEMPYS; translated from the exons ATGAGGTTGATTCTAGTTAAACCCACCAATGCAACACGACGCCTTGACTCAACAGGTGAAGTCTTCCACGATGGGGACCATGAGCATTGTACCTCAGGAGGTCCAACAAAGACCTCAAATGACCCATACAATGGACCATCAGTGGACACATCCTCCACGCAGGAGaaggctgtgtgttgtgtttcatcTTCACCACATGAAAGATCTAATGGAATGAGTCCACCAAGAAGCTCAGCCCAAATGTCGCCACTGAAAACCAGAAACCTAACCTTATCACAGCTGAGTGATCAggactggctgctgctgtgcgACCAAGTTAGCAGCGTAGGAGAGGATTCACCCTctgcagagacagcagggacAAGTGTGGGACATCCAAACCACAGTGACAGATGTGGTTGTCCCTGTCCTGAAGCCCACCAACATTCAGAGGCTTTGGGTTTTCCACCACAATCCAAACAGGGCACAGTCCAAGACTGCCACTCCAGAGTTACAAATAAGAGAAGACTTTCATCCTCACCACACCCTCAGCCTTTCTCTTTCCAGGTTTTACCACAGCAAACCAACCAAAGAGATCTTTTCAAACCTGCAACAAACCATCCACAGGATAATTTCATGCCTCAATGCACAGAGGGTCGAAAAGAGCAGGCTTGCAATCATTTTAAACTCTCAGACAGCAGCCAGGTGGTTTTTCCAAATTTGTTCAACATTCCTGTGAACTCCACCGAGTGTGCAAAGACAAACCCCAAACTTCAAAaacagcctcagcctgctgctggtgCCGACATCAACTGGAGAGAACTTTTTGGCAAGGAACCACTGCTAGTACAGCAACTTCAGAAGCAAGACAGCTCCATGACTGCCGATCAAACCTGCAAGTCATCCGCAGATCCATCCAACATCCATAAGTGCCGACATCTCCCTTACAACCCACTGACCAGCACTCAGTGGATGAAAAGGTCATCCACGCCAGTCAGTAACAAAAGCGTCAAGTCTTTCTCCACCAGCCTGTATAGTTCACTTGAGAACCAGGATACAGTGGAGGAAAGAACAAGAGAGCGACAAAGTCAG ACAAATTCACAGCTCAGTGGATCAAAACTCTCCTTCCCTAAACACACTCCTCCACTTCCTGCCAATTCCGACACTGACACAGCTAACGGGGATGCACTAAGACCATTAAGCAGCCATGGTACTTTGAGATCCAGTCTTGCAGACCTTCATTCAAGCCAGCAGCCTCTTCAGCTTCTTCACAGTGCCATCCTTGAGGATGCCTTCTCCAAAGTCATCAGAGAGGACTCTAGTAAGGCCAACAGTGAGAACCTGAACAGAGACGAGGGCAATGTACCACAGAAGAAGACCAAGGACATTAGCTACCGGTTGGGTCAGAGAAGAGCTCTCTTTGGGAAGCGCAAACAGCTGAGTGATTATGCGTTGGTCTGTGGGATGTTTGGCATTATTATCATGGTGATTGAAACAGAGCTGTCAAGAGGATTTTACAGCAAG GAATCCATGTATTCATATGTGATGAAAGGCCTCATCAGCCTCTCTACTGTCATTCTTCTCGGACTCATTGTGATGTACCATGCAAGGGAAATTCAG CTCTTCATGGTGGATAATGGGGCAGATGACTGGAGGATAGCTATGACCTTCGAGCGCATTCTCTTTGTTGTGTTGGAGCTCCTCGTCTGTGCCATCCATCCAATCCCGGGTCAGTACGTGTTCACCTGGACTGCTCGACTAGCCTTCAGCTACACAGCCTCCGTGGCGGACGCTGACGTCGACATCATCCTCTCTGTACCAATGTTCCTGCGCCTGTACCTGATTGGCCGGGTGATGCTGCtccacagcaaactgtttacagaTGCTTCTTCTCGCAGCATCGGGGCACTTAACAAGATCAACTTTGACACTCGCTTCGTCATGAAGACTCTGATGACCATCTGTCCCGGCACAGTCCTGCTGGTCTTCAGTGTGTCCTGCTGGATCATTGCAGCTTGGACTGTACGCGTATGTGAGAG GTATCACGATGCACAGGAAGTCACTAGTACTTTTCTTGGTGCAATGTGGCTTATCTCCATTACCTTCTTGTCCATCGGCTACGGGGACATGGTCCCTCACACCTACTGTGGTAAAGGGGTTTGCCTGTTAACTGGAATAATG GGAGCGGGTTGCACAGCCTTAGTGGTAGCCGTTGTTGCAAGGAAGTCAGAACTCACCAGAGCTGAGAAACACGTTCACAACTTCATGATGGATACTCAGCTCTATAAAAAG ATAAAAAACACGGCAGCAAATGTGCTGAGGGAGACGTGGCTCATCTACAAAAACACCAAGCTTGTCAAGAAAATCGACCATGCCAGAGTGCGCCACCATCAGCGAAAATTCCTGCAAGCCATCCACCA ACTGCGAAGAGTCAAAATGGAGCAAAGGAAATTAACTGACCAGGCCAATACGGTTGCTGATCTTGCAAAG ACTCAGAACATGATGTACGATTTGGTGAGTGAGCTGCAGCATCGGAGCGGAGAGCTCGATAGGAGGATCGTGGCTCTGGAAGAGAAACTGGACTCCATCCTTCTCAGTGTGCAGTCGCTGCCCGTTGTGCTTTCTCAAGCAATAACAAAGCTACAAAAGGATTTCCTGGATGACTTGGCTTGTCGTGTCCACTTCCTGTCATCCTCACTGAGCTCTGAATGCTGTTCGGTACCCGCCAGGCGCCTCTGTCCAGGATCCACTTCGCCAGAGATGCCttacagctga
- the uhrf1 gene encoding E3 ubiquitin-protein ligase UHRF1: MWIQVRTMDGKETHRVDSLSKLTKVDELRLKIMELFKVEPERQRLFYRGKQMEDGHTIFDYNVGLNDIVQLLIRQNVPPAPAADVKSKDKEAELSDSDSGCGSTQSESDKSSTHGEVEGQAAGTSAQTVVPELVDPGFGLYKINEMVDARDLNMGAWFEAQIVNVTKTEKTPIEDAAEAQPAEEEILYHVKYEDYPENGVIPLLAKDVRPRARTVYQWHQLEPGMIVMVNYNPDDPKERGYWYDAEIQRKRETRTLREIYAKIILGDAGDSLNDCRIMFLTEIYKIEEAGSLSDAPAGSESPLKRSNGPECKRCKDDPKKNCHWCNCRVCGIKQDPDKQLLCDECDMAYHTYCLNPPLTSIPEDEDWYCPGCRNDSSEVVLAGEKLKESKKKAKMASASSSSQRDWGKGMACVGRTKQCTIVPSNHYGPIPGIPVGSLWKFRVQVSESGVHRPHVAGIHGRSNDGAYSLVLAGGYEDDVDDGNEFTYTGSGGRDLSGNKRTAEQSCDQTLTHMNRALALNCNVPVNEKHGAESKNWKDGKPVRVVRSCKGRKHSKYSPEEGNRYDGIYKIVKYWPEKGKSGFLVWRYLLKRDDDEPAPWTRDGKERIKKLGLTMQYPAGYQKEKENKNEVEEEATPSKAKRKRKSQGSDSPKTSPAKSSKKIKVEVYKLSKEQKSLIKNDKLNKKLWDEAMESLSLGPKFLNKVEEIFLCICCQEVVFQPITTECQHNVCRECLQRSFKAEVYTCPACRHDLGINYPMTVNKSLQDILIQFFPGYSNGR, encoded by the exons ATGTGGATTCAAGTGCGCACAATGGATGGGAAGGAAACCCATCGGGTGGATTCCCTCTCCAAACTCACAAAGGTGGATGAGCTGCGTCTCAAAATCATGGAGCTCTTCAAGGTAGAGCCAGAGAGGCAGAGGCTCTTCTACCGCGGCAAGCAG ATGGAGGATGGCCATACCATATTTGACTACAACGTGGGCCTGAACGACATAGTGCAGCTGCTCATTAGGCAGAATGTACctcctgcacctgctgctgatgttaaaaGCAAGGACAAAGAAGCTGAACTCTCAGACTCCGATTCTGGCTGTGGTTCCACCCAGAGTGAGTCTGACAAGAGCTCAACTCATGGCGAGGTTGAAGGCCAGGCCGCCGGCACCTCAGCCCAAACAGTCGTCCCAGAACTTGTCGATCCTGGATTTGGATTATATAAG ATCAATGAAATGGTGGATGCCAGAGACCTAAACATGGGGGCATGGTTTGAGGCACAGATCGTGAACGTTACCAAGACAGAAAAGACGCCTATTGAAGACGCTGCTGAGGCACAGCCAGCTGAGGAGGAGATACTGTACCATGTTAAATATGAAGA TTACCCAGAGAATGGGGTGATTCCTCTGCTGGCCAAGGATGTTCGACCACGGGCCCGCACAGTGTACCAGTGGCACCAGCTGGAGCCAGGGATGATCGTCATGGTTAACTACAACCCTGACGATCCCAAGGAACGTGGTTACTGGTATGATGCAGAGAtccagagaaaaagggagacgCGCACCCTACGGGAAATCTATGCTAAGATCATCCTTGG TGATGCTGGTGACTCTCTTAATGACTGCCGGATCATGTTTCTGACTGAAATCTACAAAATTGAGGAGGCAGGTTCGCTGAGCGATGCCCCAGCTGGGTCTGAGAGTCCACTAAAAC GATCAAATGGACCGGAATGTAAACGTTGTAAGGATGACCCAAAAAAGAATTGCCACTGGTGTAACTGCCGCGTCTGTGGCATCAAGCAGGATCCTGACAAACAGTTGTTGTGTGATGAATGTGATATGGCCTATCACACCTACTGCCTGAATCCTCCACTCACCTCCATCCCTGAAGATGAGGACTG GTATTGCCCAGGCTGCCGCAATGATTCCAGTGAGGTTGTGCTTGCTGGAGAGAAGCTAAAGGAGAGCAAGAAGAAAGCTAAGATGGCTTCTGCCAGCTCCTCCAGTCAGAGGGACTGGGGCAAG GGAATGGCATGTGTTGGGCGCACCAAGCAGTGCACCATTGTCCCATCAAACCATTATGGCCCAATTCCTGGCATCCCTGTTGGCTCACTGTGGAAGTTCAGAGTGCAG GTTAGTGAATCTGGTGTCCACAGGCCTCATGTTGCTGGAATTCATGGAAGAAGCAATGATGGTGCCTACTCCCTGGTCCTAGCGGGCGGCTATGAGGATGACGTG GATGATGGTAATGAGTTTACCTATACTGGTTCTGGAGGGCGAGATCTGTCTGGAAACAAGAGGACTGCAGAGCAATCATGTGACCAGACGCTCACCCACATGAACCG GGCATTGGCTCTCAACTGCAACGTCCCCGTCAATGAAAaacatggagccgagtctaaaaaCTGGAAAGATGGAAAACCAGTTCGAGTTGTGCGCAGCTGCAAGGGACGCAAGCACAGTAAATACAGCCCTGAAGAAGGAAACCGATACGATGGGATATATAAG ATTGTGAAATATTGGCCAGAAAAGGGAAAGTCTGGCTTCTTGGTGTGGCGGTATCTGTTGAAgcgtgatgatgatgagccaGCACCATGGACCAGGGATGGCAAAGAACGCATTAAGAAACTCGGTCTCACCATGCAG TATCCTGCTGGCTatcagaaagagaaagagaacaaaaatgaagtggaggaggaagcgACACCCAGCAAAgcgaagaggaagagaaaatcTCAGGGCAGCG atTCCCCCAAGACCTCACCAGCCAAGAGTTCTAAGAAAATCAAGGTAGAGGTGTACAAACTTTCAAAGGAGCAGAAATCACTCATCAAGAACGACAAGTTAAACAAGAAACTGTGGGATGAAGCCATGGAGTCACTGTCGCTGGGACCG AAATTCTTGAACAAAGTTGAAGAAATATTCCTCTGCATTTGCTGCCAAGAAGTGGTCTTTCAGCCCATCACCACAGAGTGCCAACACAATGTCTGCAGG GAATGTCTTCAGCGATCCTTTAAAGCAGAGGTGTACACCTGCCCGGCCTGCCGACACGACCTGGGCATAAACTACCCCATGACGGTCAACAAATCTCTGCAAGACATTCTAATTCAGTTTTTCCCAGGATACAGCAATGGGCGATGA